From Sphaerochaeta sp., a single genomic window includes:
- the rsgA gene encoding ribosome small subunit-dependent GTPase A gives MEYRQGLVTRGINNIYTVLWEGQSLLCRIKGKQLAGLVNEYNPIAVGDMVRFSADLMIVQRLDRKNWFSRWNVKGLCNQCVAANLDQVAIVTSVESPPFRPRFLDRAIACCHNVEPVIVMNKSDILLTEEENERFSLYHTLGYRIIAVSSQTGENIEELKKVLSGKTTAFIGQSGVGKSTLINTLCGSGQRVGAISEKFNRGCHTTNYSQMIICPDFVVIDTPGVRELYPPHGDPRQIEQSFPEFRANDHLCAYAGCLHQEEPGCGIKEMVQKGTILADRYESYLRMLQSLSEMTPQWVQREKKMPKKGEKYKVYDGESE, from the coding sequence ATGGAATACCGGCAAGGCCTTGTCACACGGGGCATCAACAATATCTACACCGTTCTGTGGGAAGGCCAATCCTTGCTCTGCCGCATCAAAGGCAAGCAGCTTGCCGGTCTGGTCAACGAGTACAATCCCATCGCCGTGGGGGATATGGTCCGTTTCAGCGCCGATCTGATGATCGTCCAGCGGCTGGATCGGAAGAACTGGTTCTCCCGGTGGAACGTCAAGGGGTTGTGCAACCAGTGTGTGGCGGCCAACCTGGACCAGGTGGCCATCGTCACCAGTGTGGAGAGCCCACCGTTCCGGCCCCGGTTCCTGGACCGTGCCATCGCCTGCTGCCATAACGTGGAGCCGGTCATCGTGATGAACAAGAGCGACATCCTGCTCACCGAAGAGGAGAACGAACGGTTTTCCCTGTACCACACGCTGGGCTACCGGATCATTGCCGTCAGTTCCCAGACGGGAGAAAACATCGAGGAACTCAAAAAGGTGCTTTCCGGCAAGACGACGGCGTTCATCGGGCAGAGCGGCGTGGGGAAGTCGACGTTGATCAACACGTTGTGCGGGAGCGGACAGCGGGTTGGTGCGATCAGCGAGAAGTTCAACCGCGGATGTCACACGACCAACTACTCCCAGATGATCATCTGTCCTGATTTTGTCGTCATCGACACGCCGGGGGTGCGTGAACTGTATCCCCCTCACGGGGATCCCCGGCAGATCGAACAGAGTTTCCCGGAGTTCCGCGCCAATGACCACCTGTGCGCCTATGCCGGTTGCCTGCATCAGGAGGAGCCGGGGTGCGGAATCAAGGAGATGGTCCAAAAGGGGACGATCCTGGCCGACCGGTACGAGAGTTATCTCAGAATGCTCCAATCCCTGTCGGAAATGACGCCCCAGTGGGTGCAGCGGGAGAAAAAAATGCCCAAAAAGGGCGAGAAATACAAGGTGTATGATGGAGAGTCAGAGTAG
- a CDS encoding pentapeptide repeat-containing protein, whose amino-acid sequence MFSFKTCNHPSCHTYVACGTDTCYRHSTEKERLRAYCTMKLESMEVVKDLCITDAEFEGITLPETKEIIASNFAWCTFRDMDFSHAKLISSFFDFCLFEHCTFHDIDCRYSVFSGSEFLHCDFSGSFIVHSNFSGITSIDTSFASSDLYFSSFPTSYLKNTSFEDCNLKKSDFRFSDQKGVSFKYSNYQEARL is encoded by the coding sequence ATGTTTTCGTTCAAGACCTGCAACCATCCTTCCTGCCATACCTATGTCGCCTGCGGTACGGATACCTGTTACCGGCACAGCACGGAGAAAGAACGGCTTCGCGCCTACTGCACGATGAAACTGGAGAGCATGGAAGTGGTCAAGGACCTGTGCATCACCGATGCGGAGTTCGAAGGCATCACCCTGCCGGAAACGAAGGAGATCATCGCCAGCAACTTCGCATGGTGCACGTTCCGTGACATGGATTTCTCCCATGCCAAGCTGATCTCCTCGTTCTTTGATTTCTGCCTGTTCGAACACTGCACGTTCCACGACATTGACTGCCGGTACAGCGTCTTCTCGGGAAGCGAATTCCTTCACTGTGATTTCTCCGGCTCCTTCATCGTCCACTCCAACTTCTCCGGCATCACCAGCATCGACACCAGCTTCGCTTCCAGCGACCTGTACTTCTCATCGTTTCCCACCAGCTATCTGAAGAACACGTCGTTCGAGGACTGCAATCTGAAGAAAAGCGATTTCCGCTTCTCCGACCAGAAAGGAGTCTCGTTCAAGTACTCCAACTACCAGGAGGCGCGGCTGTGA
- a CDS encoding MBL fold metallo-hydrolase: MKIFPHFSVVGFCNSYIVGGEQGGGCIMIDPGHIDEELISLLVANHYMVEVVLVTHAHEAHVAGMGTLKKIYDPVVYAADPSRFDYPVQKVDDGEELILCGLTVRAIHVPGHSLDSMAYQIDHALFSGDTLEGGRLATSNGFMEQELLRNVVENRLMSLDENFLLFPGHGSISKLRIERMFNQDLLHLQTIERTRSLLRDGEDAKEV; the protein is encoded by the coding sequence GTGAAGATATTCCCCCATTTTTCCGTCGTTGGTTTCTGCAACAGCTACATCGTCGGCGGGGAGCAAGGTGGCGGATGCATCATGATCGACCCCGGGCACATCGACGAGGAATTGATCTCCCTCTTGGTCGCCAACCACTACATGGTGGAGGTGGTGCTGGTCACCCACGCCCATGAGGCGCACGTCGCCGGCATGGGGACGCTGAAGAAAATCTATGATCCGGTGGTGTACGCCGCGGATCCTTCCCGTTTCGACTATCCGGTGCAGAAGGTCGATGATGGCGAAGAGCTCATCCTGTGCGGGCTGACCGTACGGGCCATCCACGTTCCGGGCCATAGTCTGGACAGCATGGCCTATCAGATCGACCACGCACTGTTCAGCGGAGATACGCTGGAAGGCGGCAGACTGGCCACCTCCAACGGGTTCATGGAACAGGAATTGCTGCGCAACGTCGTGGAAAACCGGCTGATGAGCCTGGATGAGAACTTTTTGTTGTTCCCCGGTCACGGCTCGATCTCAAAACTCCGCATTGAACGGATGTTCAACCAGGATCTTCTGCACCTTCAGACCATCGAACGGACCCGGTCCCTGCTCAGGGACGGGGAAGACGCAAAAGAGGTTTGA
- a CDS encoding RluA family pseudouridine synthase: MPDRLMSRSFTVQEPASRLDKFCAEHGLKRSVFSDEGTQILVNGKPAKKSRALEAGDQVEVQWTEQCFEGVVPQDIPLDVLYEDDQILVINKPSGMVVHPAAGNWDRTLVNALLYRYGEDFSTGEDDEDGDVRRPGIVHRLDKDTSGTMIIAKTSKAHAALAAQFKEHTTVKRYLAIAMGRFAAPQGSLHTGIARSASDRKKFAVRPLGEGKEAITDWSVLRQLSSYALLSVVIHTGRTHQIRVHLSSIGHPIAGDPVYGKADGMDGLMLHAFSLTIRHPETGKVMTFRSPLPERFKPLLRLPRP; this comes from the coding sequence ATGCCCGATAGGCTGATGAGCCGCAGCTTCACCGTCCAGGAGCCGGCTTCCCGGCTGGACAAGTTCTGTGCGGAGCATGGCCTGAAGCGGAGTGTCTTTTCGGATGAAGGAACACAGATTCTGGTCAACGGGAAGCCTGCGAAGAAAAGCAGGGCGCTGGAGGCGGGGGACCAGGTGGAAGTGCAGTGGACGGAACAGTGCTTCGAGGGAGTGGTCCCCCAGGATATTCCGCTGGATGTCCTGTATGAGGATGACCAGATTTTGGTCATCAACAAACCCTCCGGGATGGTGGTCCATCCGGCGGCGGGAAACTGGGACCGTACGCTGGTCAACGCCCTGCTGTACCGGTATGGAGAAGACTTCTCCACCGGAGAGGATGATGAGGATGGGGATGTCCGTCGTCCGGGGATCGTCCATCGGCTGGACAAGGACACCTCCGGCACGATGATCATCGCAAAGACAAGCAAGGCGCACGCGGCATTGGCTGCGCAGTTCAAGGAACATACCACGGTCAAACGGTATCTGGCCATCGCCATGGGACGGTTTGCCGCACCACAAGGCAGTCTCCATACCGGCATCGCCCGGAGCGCCAGTGACCGGAAAAAGTTCGCCGTACGTCCATTGGGGGAAGGGAAGGAAGCCATCACCGACTGGAGCGTGCTCCGGCAACTGTCTTCGTATGCCTTGCTTTCCGTGGTGATCCACACCGGACGAACCCACCAGATCCGGGTGCATCTCTCTTCCATCGGACACCCGATCGCCGGGGATCCGGTGTATGGAAAAGCGGATGGAATGGATGGCTTGATGCTCCATGCCTTCAGCCTGACCATCCGGCATCCGGAAACCGGGAAGGTGATGACGTTCCGAAGCCCCTTGCCGGAGCGGTTCAAACCTCTTTTGCGTCTTCCCCGTCCCTGA
- a CDS encoding YggS family pyridoxal phosphate-dependent enzyme — translation MNIQDLRDVEADIRKVEKESGRAEGSVTLMAVSKLHPYEDILSAWQAGQRLFGENHVQEIVGKFPVPRPEGMILHLIGHLQSNKVRKVVPYVDGIDSVDSLKLLEKIDAECAPLGKVMPVLLECNTSGEEAKSGFLTEEELFDAIAHAVDLSHVAIHGLMTVGPLEGGPEKTREAFRYLARLHRDCQKKFPHVDFSVLSMGMSADFPIAIQEGSTMVRVGTRIFGQRDYTT, via the coding sequence ATGAACATACAAGATCTGCGGGATGTGGAAGCTGATATCCGCAAGGTGGAGAAGGAAAGCGGAAGGGCGGAAGGCTCGGTCACGTTGATGGCCGTCTCCAAGCTGCATCCGTACGAGGATATCCTCTCGGCCTGGCAGGCCGGCCAACGGCTGTTCGGGGAAAACCATGTGCAGGAGATCGTCGGAAAATTCCCCGTCCCCCGTCCCGAGGGGATGATCCTCCATCTGATCGGACACCTGCAGTCCAACAAAGTGCGCAAGGTCGTCCCGTACGTGGACGGCATCGACAGCGTGGATTCCCTGAAATTGCTGGAAAAGATCGATGCGGAGTGCGCGCCGCTTGGCAAGGTGATGCCGGTCCTGCTGGAATGCAACACCAGCGGGGAAGAGGCGAAGAGCGGTTTCCTTACCGAAGAAGAGCTGTTTGACGCCATCGCTCACGCGGTGGATCTGTCCCATGTGGCGATCCACGGCCTGATGACCGTCGGCCCGCTGGAAGGAGGGCCGGAGAAGACCCGGGAGGCGTTCCGGTATCTGGCCCGCCTGCACCGTGACTGCCAGAAGAAATTCCCCCATGTGGATTTCTCTGTGTTGAGCATGGGGATGAGCGCTGATTTCCCCATCGCCATCCAGGAAGGTTCCACCATGGTCAGGGTGGGGACCAGGATCTTCGGCCAAAGGGACTACACCACGTGA
- a CDS encoding putative ABC transporter permease, giving the protein MTANLLFDRYVIYFFVYSILGYIGEVIYCSIGARRLVNRGFMYGPWLPIYGFGGVAVRMLGAWMDHSTSGSTPNPVVVFLLSMVICSLIEYLGSWILQRWFNVKLWDYSKHHFNINGRVCLLNSSIFGLAGVLLTYVIHPMLSGGMKSLPDALVPDFSKAIIAVMSVDATASVLRMSGFKRGLAEIKEKGRQLQDRLVLLKDTASTDALELIKRKWEEEIMVAKDRFTRSNRRLLDAFPTMTSSNLELKGQLDTLRENFRVLREKHFKK; this is encoded by the coding sequence ATGACGGCGAATCTGCTGTTCGACCGCTACGTCATCTATTTTTTCGTCTATTCGATCCTCGGATACATCGGGGAGGTGATCTACTGTTCCATCGGTGCCAGACGGCTTGTCAACCGTGGATTCATGTACGGGCCATGGCTTCCCATCTATGGCTTCGGAGGTGTGGCCGTGCGCATGCTGGGTGCCTGGATGGACCATTCCACCTCCGGTTCCACGCCCAATCCCGTGGTGGTGTTCCTCCTTTCCATGGTGATCTGCTCCCTCATTGAGTATCTTGGCTCCTGGATCCTGCAGCGTTGGTTCAACGTCAAGCTGTGGGACTACAGCAAGCACCACTTCAATATCAACGGACGGGTATGCCTGCTGAACAGCTCAATCTTCGGGCTGGCCGGTGTCCTGCTTACCTATGTGATCCATCCGATGCTCTCCGGCGGGATGAAATCACTGCCGGATGCCTTGGTGCCGGATTTCTCCAAGGCGATCATCGCCGTGATGAGCGTCGACGCCACGGCAAGCGTCCTGCGCATGTCCGGCTTCAAGCGGGGGCTTGCGGAGATCAAGGAGAAGGGAAGGCAACTGCAGGATCGTCTGGTGCTCCTGAAGGATACGGCCAGCACCGATGCGTTGGAACTGATCAAACGCAAATGGGAAGAGGAGATCATGGTCGCCAAGGACCGGTTCACCCGTTCCAACCGCCGCCTGTTGGACGCGTTCCCGACGATGACTTCCTCCAACCTGGAACTGAAAGGCCAGCTGGACACACTCAGGGAAAACTTCCGTGTGCTGCGGGAGAAACACTTCAAGAAGTGA